The Candidatus Eisenbacteria bacterium DNA window ACACTGATCGCCAAGGCCTCAGCTCCCTCTCGGTTGCTGATCCTTCCCTGCAGCGCGGCTTGAATCAGGCCCAGCCGCCGGGCGTCCCGATTGCCCATGAGTACGAGGTCCATGGGGGGACATTTTCACTGACGCGTTAGCTGGTGACACTTTTACTGACGTTCGACAGGGCCTTGTGGCCGTCTTGCCCCGCTCAGCCCAACCCGCTAAATTGCCTCGCCCGGTTCACTCGGCGCTCTTGCGGAGGGATGGCCGAGTGGTTTAAGGCGGCGGTCTTGAAAACCGCTGAGCCGCAAGGCTCCGTGGGTTCGAATCCTACTCCCTCCGCCAGCAATGGTGCGGAGAGGTGGCCGAGCTGGCTGAAGGCAGCCGCCTGCTAAGCGGTTGACCGGGTAAAACCGGTCCGGAGGTTCGAATCCTCTCCTCTCCGCCACCTTCCTGGCGGCGGGAGCCGATGAGAACCCGCACCGGTCGCTGCGCGCCCTTAGCTCAATTGGATAGAGCATCTGACTACGGATCAGAAGGTTGGGGGTTCAAATCCTCCAGGGCGCGCCACTTTCGCGGTCTCTCCCCAGCGGTTGTCCCGTTTTTGGTCCCGTTTTCCTGCTAAGCATCCTGCGCCGCCCGAAATTCCTCGAGCCGCGCCGTCTCACGGTCAACCAGGTCTTCGCTGATCGTGCCGTAACGCTCCGTGGTCGAGATGTCCTCGTGCCCGAGCACTCGCTGCAAACCCGCCAGTGATCCACCCGCTTCGCGCCATTCCGTCGCATAGGTGTGCTGACAGAGGTGGGAACGGAAACGGGTGATCCCCGACAGCACCCGAGCTAGGCGGGCTGGGTTTCGGTAGGTCGTGAAGCTGAGAGGGGCCGCGATCTGGGAGAGCCGAATCAGCGCAGCAGATAAGCACCTGATCGGCTAAGACGCAGCAACCAGAAGGCTCAGCGGCTTTACGGGGTGGCGCATGTCGTGCAATGGCTGCCGCATTAAGCGAGGAAGTGCAGGATGCGAGGGGCCTTTCTAAAGATAGCGACACCTACTCTGCTTTTCGCAGTCCCTATCTTCGTCTACGAATGGATTACTTATCAGCCGGGCGCCTCCTTCCGACTCGGCACCTGGACACTCCTCACCATCATCGTGGTGCCGCTGACATGGTGGTTCGTGGCAGGTGTTCAAGGACCGATCGATCGTGGTCGGTGGGTTGGGGGCGGTGCCCTGGCTGGGGCGATCATTATCCTCGTTCCAAGCCTCAGTCACCTCATACCGGGCATGGTTGGTGTACTGAGGGGCCGCGGTTCTGACTGGGGAGACGCAATCCTAGTCGTGTCCGCACTCAGCACGTCAGTACTTACAAGCGTTCTAGCCTCGTTCGGTGCCGGTATGGGTGCACTAGCTGCTGCTCTTCTCGGCCGCAGAGCAGCAAAGGCTGGACTGGCGGATTCGAGAACAACCCCAGGGCACAATGGTTAGACGGATTGCATTCTGTGCTGCCGCGCTGATGATGCGGTCCGTGATTACCACCAGCTGCGCAGCCGCCAACCTCTGTCGAGTGCCACCGAGCTCCTTTGCAGGTGACCTGATCGACTGCCCCTTCCCGTAATCGCTGGCGAACGCGGTCAGCGCGCCACTTCAGCGGTTACCACCACCGCTTGAAGGCTCCGCGGCGGACATCGACTAACTCCTAGTCCGCAGCCTTGTTCCTCGCGGTCGAGCCTCGGCAGTCAAGCGGCGCTCAAGGCCTTGCTGTTGAGCTTTGGCGTGAACCATCGGGGGGACTCCCTCCCCAAGAGCCGACCATTCACGCGGAGTCATCGTCATGCTCGGACGCCCTCAGTTCGTAGGTGGCCAGGTTGCCGCGATCCTCGTCGTCGTTCTGCTCGGTCTCGGATCGGGTGCGGCCGGAAAGACCGCCGCCCGTCCGCCCGCGAGCGCGGCGGATGCCACGCTCGTTCGTGCTCCCATCCGGCAAGACGGGGTGGTGGGCGGAGCGTCCGCATCGGTCGCGGGCGGCCAGGCCCTGATCGCCGAAGCAGCGCGCGGGACTTTCGAGAGCCAGCCGATGCCCGGGAGTGGAGAAATCGTGCTGGGGAGCGGCCATCGGTTCGACCCGCTGTCGGAGGGCGAGCCCTCGCTGCCTTTGGCGCTCCGAACCTCCGCACTCGCGCCCGGCCACAGGGGGAACTACCTGGTGCAGCTCACAGGTCCGATCGCGGAGGAGCAACGCCGGGCGATCGAGAGTCGAGGAGCTCGCGTCATCGCCTACGTCCCGCACTACACCTTCCTGGTCCGCATGCGCGCCGAAGACCGGCACGAATTGGATGGGCTGCCGTTCGTTCGCTGGGTCGGTGAGTACCAGCCAGCCTACAAGGTCAGCGCTGGGTTCCAGGTCGAGAGCGACGACGCGCCGGCGACCGTAGTGGTGCTGCTCGCTCCCGAGGCGAGCCTCGACGACGAGCGCACCGCCGTTCAGAGCCTGGGCGGAACGGTCCTCGAGGCCACCGATTCGGGGCGGAACAAGATTCTCCGCGTGTCGGTCGGCTCGAGCGCGTTGCCCCAGATCGCCGCTCGCACCGACGTCACCTGGATCGAGCCGTGGCACGAGCGGACGTTCACCAACGCGGTCTGCCAGTGGGTGGTGCAGACCAACACGCTCAACGTGCGCCGCATCTGGGACATGGGTCTTCACGGTGAAGGCCAGGTGATCCACGAGTCCGACAGTGGAATCCGGACGTCGCACAACGCCTTTCGCGACGGTGCGGCCAGCATCACGACCTTCGGCCAGTACCCCACCCATCGCAAGGTGATCGCGTACCTCGCGGGACAGGCCGGCATCCAGTTCGGCGACAACGCGGGCGCCTCCAATCACGGCACGCACGTGGCCGGGACGATCGCCGGCGACGACTCGCCCTGGGCCGCCGACGCGCGCGACGGCCACGCGCTGAAGGCGAAGCTCTTCTTCACCGACGTCGGCAACAACTCCACCAGCGTCTTCGTCCCTTCTGACATGAACCTGGTGTTTGCTCCCGCCTACGCGGGGAACGCCGGCGGCGCCGCGCGCATTTCGTCGAACTCCTGGGGGTCGCCGGTCAATGAGTACGACGTCCAGTCCATGACCATCGACCAGTTCATGTGGGACCACCCGGACTTCCTGGTGTTCTTCGCCAACGGCAACCAGGCAGGTCCCGGCACCACCGGGTCGCCGGCGGGCAACAAGAACGGCGCGTCGGTGGGCAATACCCAGAACGGCGCCAACGCCAACCAGAAGTCGGCGACCAGCAGCGAAGGGCCGGCCGCGGACGGCCGGCTCAAGCCCACGATCATGGCTCCGGGGCAGAGCATCCAGTCCGCGGACGGTGCCGGCGACACCGGGTACAAGAGCCTCACCGGAACCAGCATGGCCACGCCGGCCGCCGCCGGCTCGGCGGCGCTGATCCGCCAGTACCTGACCGAAGGCTGGTACCCGACCGGCGCTCCGGTCGCGGCCAACGCGTTCGTGCCGAGTGGAGCGCTGCTCAAGGCGATGGCGATCACCTCGACCGACAACGACATGCTCGGCCACAACGTCCCCGACTTCACGGTCGGCTGGGGACGCATCAAGCTCGACAACGTCCTCTACTTCCCGGGCGACGCCGCGCGGACAGCGCTCATGGACGAGAAGGATGGGCTCGCGACCGGCGAGTACGCGGAGTACCTGGTTCACGTGAGCAACCCCGCCGTGCCGCTCAAGATCACGCTGTGCTGGACGGATCGTGAGGCCGCACCCGGCGCCGGGCCGAAGATCGTCAATGATCTCGATCTGACGGTGACGGACCCTTCGAACACGGTCTACCTCGGCAACGTGTTCGCGGCGGGCCAATCGGTGCCTGCCGGATCGCGCGACATTCTGAACGTCGAGGAAGGAGTCCGGCGCAACGCGCCCGCCGCCGGCGTGTGGAAGATCCGGGTGTCCGGCACCAACGTGCCATTCGCGCCTCAACCCTTCGCGCTCGCGATCTCGGGCGGAGTCGGAGCCGCCAGCGGGATCGTCCGTCTCGACCGCCGGACCTACGGACGGTCGGACGTCGTCCAGATCCGGCTCGAGGACGGCGACGCGACCGCTCCAGTGACGGTGGCCGTCACCTCGGGCACCGAGAGCGCGGCCGAGACCGTGACGCTCTCCGGCGGCGACGGCGTCTTCACCGGCTCGATCGAGACCACCGCATCCAGCGCCGCGGCCGATGGCAAGCTCTCGGTCGTCCACGGGGACGGCATTCTGGTCACGTACACCGACACGAGCCCGGCCGCCACGGTCAGCGCGTCGGCCCAGGCCCTGTTCGACGGTCCCGTGATCACGGGAGTCACCGCGATTGCCGGCGGACTCTCGCAGACCATCACCTGGACCACGGACGTGCCCGCGCGCGGCCGCGTCCATTACGGGACCACGCCCGCGCTCGGGCTGTCGTCGGCGCAGGAAGCCGGGCTCGGAACCGGGCACTCGGTCCATCTCACCGGCCTGCTGCCCGAAACGCAGTACTGGTTCGACGTCGAGGCCACCGACCACGGTGGGAACTCGACGCGGGACGACCGCGGCGGACAGCACTATCGATTCGCGACCGGAAAGAAAGGAGAGATCCTGGTCGTGGTGGGCGACGACGGCACATTCACCGCCTCCAGCTCGTATCTCGATGCCTTGCGCCAGCGCGGCTGGAGTCCCGAGCTGCTCGCGGGAGGCACGCTGACCGGCCTGCCGGTCGGCGACCGGGATAGCGGTCTGCGGTCGTACCTCGCCGTGTTGTGGCAGTCCGGGCTCGAGCAGTACCCGCCGCTCGAGGACGGCGTTCGTGCCGCGCTCACCGCCTACATGGACGGTGGTGGCCGGCTCACCGTCACCGGCAACGACATCGCGTGGGCGCTGAGCGACGTCGGATCCGGCCATGCCGACGCCGAACGCACGGCGTGGCTGGCCCAGACGCTTCACCTCCAATTCCTCGAAGACCCCGCGGGCTGGACGGTCAACCAAGGGGTGGCGGGCGATCCCATCAGCGGGAGCTACACGCTGGGGGCGGCGTACGCGCCGCACCGTCAGGGCGCATCCGGCGACGAGATCGCGATCGTGCCGGGCACGGGGACCGGGGCCTACACCTGGACCAACACCGATGCCACTCCTGGAAACATCGGGTTCCGCTGGCAGAACGGCGCGCCCAACGGCAGCGCGGCGACCGCGGTCTGGGGCGGCACTCCGAGCCGGCTGGTCTACAACGGATTCGAGTGGTCGGGCCTGGTCGATCCGGCCGTGCGAGCCGATGTGCTGGACCGGACCCTGATCTGGTTGATCGGCAACGACCATCCGGATGTCACGATCGTCGCGCCCAACGGGGGAGAAGTCATCACCACTGGAACGGTGACGGTCTACTGGACGGAGGCCGCTCACGGCGAGGCCGGCATCGCGTCGCGGTCGCTGTTCTATTCGAGCGATGGAGGCTCGTCGTGGAACCTGATCGCGAGCGGCGTCGGCGCTTCCCCCTACCTCTGGGACACGAGCGGGCTGCCCAACGGCAGCTACCGTGTGCGCGTCGAGGTCGCCGATGGTGGCGATCCTGCCCTGACCGGACGCGACGGTTCGGACTCCGACTTTGCGCTGAACCGGCCGGGAGGGGACGGCCAGGGGCCCGTCGTCGTCGCTGGCTCGATCAAGCTGAGCCCCAACCCGGTGCACAATCAGAGCGGAGCCACCATCACGGCCAGCCTCACCGACATCGGCCAGGGTGGCGCGAACGTGACGGCTGCCGAGTACTCCTGGGGCGAGCAACCGATGCCGGCGGGGTCGGCGTTCGCTCTCGGCGGCGCCTTCGGCGCTCCGACCGTGAATGTCAGCGGGGCGGTGCCGTCTCATCGCGTCCGCGCCGGGGAGCAGCGCTTCTGGGTGCGCGGCCGGGACGCCCACGGTAACTGGGGCCCTGCGACCCACCGCGTCGTGGTGGTGAACGGTGATCCGACCGTGGCCGTCGATGGCGACACGCCGCTGCTTTTCGCGCTGGCGCCCGGGACGCCCAATCCCGCTCTCGGGCGCGCCACGCTGCGATTCACGCTCCCGCGT harbors:
- a CDS encoding site-specific integrase, producing MRCLSAALIRLSQIAAPLSFTTYRNPARLARVLSGITRFRSHLCQHTYATEWREAGGSLAGLQRVLGHEDISTTERYGTISEDLVDRETARLEEFRAAQDA
- a CDS encoding S8 family serine peptidase, whose product is MLGRPQFVGGQVAAILVVVLLGLGSGAAGKTAARPPASAADATLVRAPIRQDGVVGGASASVAGGQALIAEAARGTFESQPMPGSGEIVLGSGHRFDPLSEGEPSLPLALRTSALAPGHRGNYLVQLTGPIAEEQRRAIESRGARVIAYVPHYTFLVRMRAEDRHELDGLPFVRWVGEYQPAYKVSAGFQVESDDAPATVVVLLAPEASLDDERTAVQSLGGTVLEATDSGRNKILRVSVGSSALPQIAARTDVTWIEPWHERTFTNAVCQWVVQTNTLNVRRIWDMGLHGEGQVIHESDSGIRTSHNAFRDGAASITTFGQYPTHRKVIAYLAGQAGIQFGDNAGASNHGTHVAGTIAGDDSPWAADARDGHALKAKLFFTDVGNNSTSVFVPSDMNLVFAPAYAGNAGGAARISSNSWGSPVNEYDVQSMTIDQFMWDHPDFLVFFANGNQAGPGTTGSPAGNKNGASVGNTQNGANANQKSATSSEGPAADGRLKPTIMAPGQSIQSADGAGDTGYKSLTGTSMATPAAAGSAALIRQYLTEGWYPTGAPVAANAFVPSGALLKAMAITSTDNDMLGHNVPDFTVGWGRIKLDNVLYFPGDAARTALMDEKDGLATGEYAEYLVHVSNPAVPLKITLCWTDREAAPGAGPKIVNDLDLTVTDPSNTVYLGNVFAAGQSVPAGSRDILNVEEGVRRNAPAAGVWKIRVSGTNVPFAPQPFALAISGGVGAASGIVRLDRRTYGRSDVVQIRLEDGDATAPVTVAVTSGTESAAETVTLSGGDGVFTGSIETTASSAAADGKLSVVHGDGILVTYTDTSPAATVSASAQALFDGPVITGVTAIAGGLSQTITWTTDVPARGRVHYGTTPALGLSSAQEAGLGTGHSVHLTGLLPETQYWFDVEATDHGGNSTRDDRGGQHYRFATGKKGEILVVVGDDGTFTASSSYLDALRQRGWSPELLAGGTLTGLPVGDRDSGLRSYLAVLWQSGLEQYPPLEDGVRAALTAYMDGGGRLTVTGNDIAWALSDVGSGHADAERTAWLAQTLHLQFLEDPAGWTVNQGVAGDPISGSYTLGAAYAPHRQGASGDEIAIVPGTGTGAYTWTNTDATPGNIGFRWQNGAPNGSAATAVWGGTPSRLVYNGFEWSGLVDPAVRADVLDRTLIWLIGNDHPDVTIVAPNGGEVITTGTVTVYWTEAAHGEAGIASRSLFYSSDGGSSWNLIASGVGASPYLWDTSGLPNGSYRVRVEVADGGDPALTGRDGSDSDFALNRPGGDGQGPVVVAGSIKLSPNPVHNQSGATITASLTDIGQGGANVTAAEYSWGEQPMPAGSAFALGGAFGAPTVNVSGAVPSHRVRAGEQRFWVRGRDAHGNWGPATHRVVVVNGDPTVAVDGDTPLLFALAPGTPNPALGRATLRFTLPREGPAELVIYGVRGERVRTLFSGTRSAGPGAATWDGRDDRGRPVSTGVYFYRLKAGTQEATRKIAFIRG